One segment of Alistipes finegoldii DSM 17242 DNA contains the following:
- a CDS encoding M15 family metallopeptidase, with translation MRRVWMVFAAVMICWGVQAQEGFDAKMRRAGLVDVLAVDSTLRVKLMYSAPDNFMRRDVYGDLETAYLLPHFARKVAAAQRLLRERRPGWRLLVCDAARPVSVQRQMYELVKGTPNQVYVADGTRGGRHNYGVAVDVTLLDETGAPVDMGTPVDFFGDEAHTGNEPALAAEGRISAEACRNRQLLGSVMREAGLVPYRREWWHYEEPMAMSEVRTRYKLLDF, from the coding sequence ATGAGAAGAGTTTGGATGGTGTTTGCAGCGGTTATGATTTGCTGGGGCGTGCAGGCCCAAGAGGGCTTCGACGCCAAGATGCGCCGGGCGGGGCTGGTGGATGTGCTGGCCGTGGATTCGACGCTGCGGGTGAAGCTGATGTACTCGGCCCCGGATAATTTCATGCGCCGCGACGTCTACGGCGATCTGGAAACCGCCTACCTGCTTCCGCATTTCGCGCGCAAGGTGGCTGCGGCGCAGCGGCTGCTGCGGGAGCGTCGTCCCGGATGGCGGCTCTTGGTGTGCGACGCCGCGCGTCCGGTCAGCGTGCAGCGGCAGATGTACGAATTGGTCAAAGGTACGCCGAATCAGGTTTACGTAGCCGACGGAACGCGCGGCGGACGTCATAACTACGGCGTTGCGGTCGATGTGACGCTGCTCGACGAGACCGGCGCTCCGGTCGATATGGGAACTCCGGTCGATTTCTTCGGCGACGAGGCCCACACGGGCAATGAACCCGCGCTGGCGGCCGAGGGACGCATTTCGGCCGAAGCCTGCCGCAACCGCCAGCTGCTCGGAAGCGTGATGCGCGAAGCGGGGCTGGTGCCCTACCGCCGCGAGTGGTGGCATTACGAGGAGCCGATGGCGATGTCCGAAGTCCGGACCCGGTATAAGTTATTGGATTTCTGA
- a CDS encoding DEAD/DEAH box helicase has product MTFKELNLIEPIMHAVAEKGYVTPTPIQEQAIPPALEGRDLMGCAQTGTGKTAAFTLPILQLLSARPRTKGRRPIKALVLTPTRELAIQIDECCRDYARYTDLRHCVIFGGVNQRPQVDALQRGIDLLVATPGRLLDLIGQGYVSLSDIRFFVLDEADRMLDMGFIHDIKRILPLLPKERQTLFFSATMPSDIVTLANSMLHDPVHVTVTPPASVVETISQSVMFAEKAEKKDLLISLLRERSEGSVLVFSRTKHGADRIARILTKAGIEGRAIHGDKSQGARERAMNDFRAGRCRVLIATDIAARGIDISELPLVINYDLPEVAETYVHRIGRTGRAGHDGTAIAFCSEDERPLLKDIQKLTGLVLDPDSGRLTPGMQTDTKSPRKQESSQRSAPKQAAQGGDGRTPAGQSGDAKGPRRRRRNAPKREGQAQSAHAPQPQNGGGQASENREPGRRRPHRRRRSDRKSEGQRP; this is encoded by the coding sequence ATGACATTCAAGGAACTGAACCTCATAGAACCCATCATGCACGCCGTAGCCGAGAAGGGCTACGTCACCCCCACGCCCATTCAGGAGCAGGCCATTCCGCCCGCACTCGAAGGACGCGACCTGATGGGCTGCGCCCAGACAGGAACGGGCAAGACGGCGGCCTTCACGCTGCCGATCCTGCAGCTGCTCTCGGCCCGGCCCCGCACCAAAGGACGCCGCCCCATCAAGGCGCTGGTGCTCACGCCCACGCGCGAACTGGCGATCCAGATCGACGAGTGCTGCCGCGACTATGCCCGCTACACCGACCTGCGCCACTGCGTGATCTTCGGCGGTGTCAACCAGCGTCCGCAGGTGGACGCCCTGCAGCGCGGCATCGACCTGCTGGTCGCCACGCCGGGCCGCCTGCTCGACCTGATCGGACAGGGATACGTCTCGCTCTCCGACATCCGCTTCTTCGTGCTCGACGAAGCCGACCGGATGCTCGACATGGGTTTCATCCACGACATCAAACGGATACTTCCGCTGCTGCCCAAAGAGCGGCAGACGCTCTTCTTTTCGGCGACGATGCCCTCGGACATCGTCACGCTGGCCAATTCGATGCTCCACGACCCGGTGCACGTCACCGTCACTCCTCCGGCGTCGGTCGTCGAGACGATCAGCCAAAGCGTCATGTTCGCCGAGAAGGCCGAGAAAAAAGACCTGCTCATCAGCCTGCTGCGCGAACGGTCCGAAGGCTCGGTGCTGGTTTTCTCGCGCACCAAGCACGGCGCGGACCGCATCGCCCGCATCCTCACCAAAGCGGGCATCGAGGGGCGCGCCATCCATGGCGACAAGTCGCAGGGGGCCCGCGAACGGGCCATGAACGATTTCCGGGCGGGCCGCTGCCGCGTACTGATCGCCACCGACATCGCCGCGCGGGGGATCGACATCAGCGAACTGCCGCTGGTCATCAATTACGACCTGCCGGAAGTGGCCGAAACCTATGTACACCGCATCGGACGCACGGGACGCGCCGGGCACGACGGCACGGCGATAGCCTTTTGCTCGGAAGACGAACGCCCGCTGCTGAAAGACATCCAGAAACTGACCGGACTTGTCCTCGATCCCGATTCCGGACGCCTCACGCCGGGCATGCAGACCGACACGAAATCCCCGCGGAAACAGGAATCCTCCCAACGGAGTGCACCGAAGCAGGCCGCGCAGGGCGGCGACGGCCGGACGCCGGCCGGACAAAGCGGAGATGCAAAAGGGCCGCGCCGACGCAGGCGAAACGCCCCGAAACGGGAAGGACAGGCCCAGAGCGCACACGCGCCGCAACCGCAAAACGGCGGAGGACAAGCGTCCGAAAACCGCGAACCGGGCCGCCGCAGGCCGCACCGCCGCAGACGCAGCGACCGGAAATCCGAAGGGCAGCGTCCCTGA